The Christensenella timonensis DNA segment ACCGACAGCTGCCCCGGAACCGACGGAAACGGCAGCGCCCGAACCGGCGGCGACCCCGGAGCCAGTGGAAGAACCGGCGGGTGGCAAAACAGCGGAGCCATCGGTGGAAACACTGCCAGAAATGCCAGCGGAAGAACAGCAGATGGAAACAAAGCCGCCTGCGCCAGCCGAAGAAACCAAACCGGTCTATAATGTGCCGGCAGTGTTCTTAAAGGACATCGTGGCTAAAGGCGACGACAGTACGCTTGCGTTGACGGATGAACAGCTGGCGGAAATCGAAAAAATACTTCCGGATGCACTGTCCCCTTACCGCAGGGAAGTTGTCATGCAGGCGTATTCCCTCGTGGGAAAGGTCCACTATTTCTGGGGCGGCAAGAGTACGCAGACAGGCTGGGATATCCGGTGGGGAAATGAGGCCATCGTAGGCAGCGGGGGAAGTACACAGACGGGGACGATGCGCGCATATGGGCTTGATTGCAGCGGCTATGTGCTGTGGAGTTTGGTGAACACAGAGGAAACGCTCGGGGCAGCAGGAGAGATCGGGCGGATGGATAAAACAGACGTCAGCAACCGCGTCGGATATGGAACGGCAGGGCAATGGGAAGCATCCACAGAAATCGCGTGGGAAGAAGCGCAGCCGGGAGATTTGGCATTTTATGGTGCGCCTGCGACGACGCCGCGCAACCATGTTGGCATTATTGTAGGAAGGAACGGGGAAGGACAGCTTTTGGTGGCGCATTGCTCCTCCACGCAGAACAATGTCGTGGTTTCGGAAGCGGGGGAAGAAGGTTTCCGGCATATCCGGGCCTTGAAGCTGGTGCAAACGCGCGAAGAAGGACTGCCTGCCGAAAAAATGGCCGGCGGCCGGAAAATGTCCAACGGGCTTCCAATGTTTTTGACAGAGGCGCAGGTTTATGAGGATGCTGTGAAAAACGGTTGGAACATAAGCGAATAAAATGTATTGAAATTTTTTGAAGGAGCATAAATATGAAGAGAAAAAAGATAGTTCTTGTAGCGGCGCTGGTAGGGATCCTGCTCGTTATGGCGGTAGGGTGCGTATCGAAAACCGCGGCTACGGTGAAAGTAGGCGGTGAAGAGGTCGCCACACTGTATTCCGTTGTGGGGGAAAGGGCCATCACAGGGTCGTCCGTGAGCACGGGGACGGACGGGTCTGTGACAAAGCTGACCTATGGCGGCGGAACGGTATCGATCGACGACGTCAATGAATATATTTCCAAGCTGGTCAATGATGATGGTTTTTTGATAACGCAGCAGGCTCAAAACGACGGGACAGGCCAGTCTTACCAGATCGGGAAGGGCTCCGCATCGGAAGGAAAGATCCTGTTGATCGACTTCTATTTTGTCGACGGCGGCGATACAATCATAACCTATACGGAAACGGCCGGCCAGGTTACGGCGGCATAGCTGTCCATAATATATATCAGGAGGTATTTGTGTTTGGATGATGGATTGAAAATCAAACTGTACGCTTTTACGATGGATTGCACAGACCCGCGAGAATTGGCGGAATTCTACGCAGCGCTGCTTAGGTGGGAGGTTGTATTTTGCGATGAAGAATATGCGTGTGTAGGCCCCTTGGGTGCGCAGCAGGGCGCATATCCCGGCATAACATTCCAAGGAAACCCCGCATACCAACCGCCCGTGTGGCCGGATGCACCTGAAGCGCAGCAGCAGATGGCACATTTGGATTTCGCCGTAAATGATGTGGAAAAAGCTGTCCGGCATGCCGTTCATTGTGGAGCAACGGTCGCAAAAGAGCAATTCAGTGACAATTGGACAGTGATGATTGACCCGGCAGGGCATCCTTTCTGTTTGTGTCAAATGAAATCCGTGATCGAAAGCGACCACTTTGCATTATTATAGAAAATACGAAGGGATTTTGTGTTCCTGATAAAAAAGGCTTTAACCGGAAAGGTTAAGGCCTTTTTCCTATTATTGACGGGCGGCCTTGATTTTTTCTGCGAGATTGATGATCTCGATTCCTTTTTTCCGGCAGTAATCGACGGTATAGGCTGTGCCGCCGCTTTGGCCGTCGTGATAGCAGATCAGTCGGCTTGCATGGTCGGCCATGAAACGGTTCCGTACATGGAAACATTCCCTGGAATAATCCTCGCTCACATAAATGACCTGATCCGCGAGGCCTGCCAATTTTTGATGGCGCAGCTGCCATATACCATCCCATCGTTTACTGTGGTCACGGTAAGGAACAGCACAGGACAGACGGATATGCTCGTAGCCCGGATGCTTTTTCAGCCGCAGGATCGTTTCGCCGCAGATGATATCAAATCCTTGCGCCATACCGCATAAAAAGGCCGTATAGCCTTTTTCGATACTGAAGAGAATGTAGATGTTGATATATCCGAGCAGGATGCTGTATTCCCGGGAGGGCGCCTTGAGGGGAAAGGCAAACTTCTCAGGCCGGTAACCGCTGAAGCAACAGGTGGTTTCTTTTTCCGCGGCACAGTTTTCAACAATAATATGTGATCTTTTCTTGGAGGCCTCCAAAAACAACAGTATATCGTTATATTAATACAAAAACAGGATGAAATCAACCGTTAATGGTTAACTATTTCAAATTGTAATTGTTAGACTTAACTAACGATATATCGTTGAGAGGCTTATATGAACATATCGCAAGCTGTCCGCAAAAGAATATTGCAAATATGCAAGGCCAATGGGCTGTCTGTAAATGCTTTGAGCAATCAATCGGGGGTAACGCAGTCCACGGTCAATAATATTGTGAATGGGCCCACGTATAACGTGGGGATAGCAACCATCAAAAAATTGTGTGATGGTGTTAATATGTCCATAAGAGATTTTTTCGACTGTGACTTGTTCGATGATGTTGAACCCGAAGTAAAATAGAATTTAGATAAAAGAATCATAAAACATGAAAGAATAATCAAGAAAGAATTGCACTGATACTAGCTCGAGGGATAAATATATGATAGATTATAGGTATGACAAAGAAATTGGTAAGCAAATAGCTAAGTTTCGTATACAGGCTAATATGACTCAGGAGGATTTATCCGCACAGCTACAGACGAAAGGCTGCGATCTGACAAGAAGTGCTGTTGCAAAGATCGAAGCAGGACAAAGACATATTTATACGGGCGAAATCAAGGCCATAAAAGAGGTTCTAAAAGTATCTTATGAGGATTTATTTGTATAATCACGTGGACATCAGGCAAGCAATGTAAAACCGCTTTTTAAGCGGTTTTTTTAATGATTGCAAGTGTGTTTGAAAAACGATATTTATTACAAACCTGAATAACGCTTCATGAGTTGTTTATATATCTTCATGACAAATGAATGAATCAATAAGAGGAGCGGGCGAGTCATGATATATAATCAGTGGTATGCCGTTTTATCGGGCAAAGAAGTAAAAAAGGGCAAGATCCTCGGGGTAAAACGTTTAGGCGAGCGAGAAAATGATCTTTTTTCGTGACAGTTCCGGGCAGGTTCAATGCATTGCCGATAAATGCTGCCATAGGGGAGCGTCGCTTTCTATCGGCCGCCATTGCGGCGATACGGTTGCCTGTCCTTTTCACGGGATAGAATACAATAGAAATGGAAAGGCGGTTGTTATCCCGGTCAACGGGCATGCTTCGCCAGTCCCGGAAAATTTTAAAGTCGAGAGTTATAGCGTACAGGAGGCACATGGTTTTATTTGGCTTTGGTATGGCGACGAAATCGAGTCATTGCCGCCGCTGCCGTTTTTTGAAGAATTGGATGAGATGAGCTATTCTGAAATCAAAGACCCGTGGCCGGTTCACTATTCCCGCTGCATCGAAAACCAATTGGATGCGCCCCATGTACCTTTTGTGCACAGGACAACGATAGGGCGTGGAAACAAAACCGTGATCGATGGCCCTAAGGTGGTCTTTGACGATGAAACGCTGACTTTTTATATCAAAAGCCATAAGGACGATGGCAAGATCGTTGCAATGAAGCCTTCACAGATTTTGCAATATAAGGATTGGTTTTCCCTGCAGTTCCGTTTTCCGAATATCTGGCAAAATCTGATTGCTCCTAAAATGCGGATTTTTGCGGCGTTTGTTCCAGTGGATGAAGAAAATTCCGTCGTGTATATCCGGTATTATCAAGGGATCGTGAGGATCCCGCTCTTGCGCGAACTCATGAATTTTTCCGGAAAAGCTTTCAGTAAGGTGGTTTTGCGCCAGGACAAAAATGTTGTGCAAACGTAGCTTCCCAAAAAGACCGGGCTGCATATGCAAGAAAACTTATTTCCCGGTGATTCATCCATTATAGAATATAGAAAGATCCGCCATGAGTTAAAAGAACATAACGGTAGCGTCAACAAGCCGCATGGTTGAGTATCCAAATGGAAGTTTCGATAAAACAATCAATCCTATTGTGAGCAAACAAAAAGGCTTTTGAAAGAATTCAAAAGCCTTTTATCGTTGTGGTTGCGGGGACAGGATTTGAATTTGTTCGCGCCTATTTCAGCCTGTTTCATACAATGTCATTCCGTCCAAAATCCGCATGGTTAAGCCATTCCTTGTTTCGGCCTATATTGCTCAAATTTCCTGCTGACATTCTGTAAAGGGTAAATTAAAGGGTGGTAAATATCATCAAGAAATCCGATAAAAAAGGACTTTTCAGCCCTTCTTATTTCGTCTTGTATTACTATTTTTGGTGCTATGATAATTTGTTATAGCTGTTAACAGTGCATCTATGCTTTTTTCATCTAAATTCTCAATGACATCATACAATTTTGTAATAACTTTGGGGCTTAACTTTTTTGAAGTCATCTGCACCAGACTTTCAGCAGACTTATCCATGCTATATTTGGGCGCAAAAAATTCAGATAAAGTAATGCCGAAATAATTACAAATATCATTGATACTTGCTATACTAGGCATTCTTTTCATACGAAACATTGCTGACAAAAAGTTTTCCGAATGTCCCATTAACTCGCCTAATGTTTTTAAACTTTTTACATCAGACGAATCAATAAGCTGTTTCGTTCTTTTTAAAACAAATTCTCTTACTTCTTTTTCATTATCCATAGCTATAGTATAAGATTGACTGCATAACGCGATTCGTCTTACGCATCGGAAAATCTAATTGTTTTCCGACGCGCAGGGTGTTATAATTATTTTGTAAACCTGATCTATAGTTTACATGATGAAATGCTTTTCATGGGTTAAAATGCTTCAAAAGAAGCATTGCCGAAGAAATTTAATCTCGTTTGGTGCGTGAGAGAATATGACTGCGAGCCCTTCAACTTTTTTAAGAGCATTATATTCTTATCTTCAGTAAGACACTGATGTCGTGAAGTAATCGCTATTTGCTCAAATTGTATTCTCCTCAACGCGCCAGCATCTAAAGAAAGCCGGAAAATTTATGAAAAAAAGCCCTAATTGCGGTATCTGGGCAAACTGCAGCATACCCCATTCTGAAATAGATAGAGCTGCTTTGATCATTAAGAGCAAATTACTTGAACGGCTGGAAAATAAACAGTTCGATTATACTGTTTGCTTTATGAATGATGCGGATATGCTTTTTATGGAAACCGCCCTCAAGCTAAAAAAGGACTATCCAGACCTTTCAATTAGCGTCCTTCTGCCATATTGTACATGGCTTGATAGCCTAAGTACAGAGGAGCGCGAAAAACGCAAATCATATATGGCGCAGCTCGAATGTAAATATTATTACTGTGCGCAGGAATCTTACAGCGATCTTATGTTTATCTGCTCGTCACAGCTTTTGGATTTCTGCGACAATTTACTTGTAATCCAAACAGAACAACCTGATCGTTCTACGAATGATATGGTTATTTTAGCTAAAATTCTTAATTGCAATGTTGATTTTATATCCTTATAGTATATCTCATTATATCATTTAAATTATTATCAATTCAAAAAACAGATTGACAAACATCTATGTGTGGTATATATTATATATAGACAATCATCAATGTGAGGTTGAGTATGAAAACAGATTATACAGGTTATGCAAATATTTTTAAAGCGATTGCCGAGCCTACGCGATTACAAATTATAGATATGCTTTCGTGCGGTGAACTTTGTGCGTGTGTAATCCACGAAAAGTTTGATATTACGCAACCGACTTTATCCCACCACATGAAAGTATTATGCGATAGCGGTATTGTGATTCCACGAAAAGACGGAAAGTGGACACACTATTCTTTGAATGAACAACGGCTAAATGAAATCCGTAATTTTATGGATATGCTGACGGTTACTGAAAAGGACTGTATTTGTAACGAGTAATTTTTTTTGAAAAATACATAGATGAACATCTATATAAAGGAGCGCATTATGGAAGTGAAAGCAAAGCAAGGAATCGGATTTTTTGAAAAATATCTGACGGTATGGGTAGTTATCTGTATGGTCGCGGGGATTCTTATTAGCCAATTTCTGCCGCAGATTCCAAATTTCTTAAATCAATTTGAGTATGCCAATGTATCAATCCCGATTGCAATACTGATCTGGATTATGATTTACCCTATGATGATGAAAGTGGATTTTAAAAGTGTAAAAGACGTGGGAAAAAATCCGAAAGGGCTTTTTGTAACATGGGTGACAAACTGGCTGATTAAGCCGTTTACTATGTTCGGTATTGCCGCCTTGTTTTTCTATGTGGTATTCAAAAACCTCATTCCCCCGGAACTTGCAAAAGATTACCTTGCCGGGGCTGTGCTTTTGGGGGCCGCGCCATGTACCGCAATGGTGTTTGTATGGAGCACACTTACAAAGGGCAATCCTGCCTATACCGTGGTGCAAGTGGCGACAAATGACCTTATTATCCTTTTTGCATTCGTGCCGATTGTAAAATTCCTACTTGGCGTAAGCAATGTTGAGGTTCCGTGGGATACGCTGTTCTTATCGGTTCTCCTGTTTGTGGTTATTCCCCTCACTGCTGGAATCCTAACACGGGTATTGATGATAAAGAAAAAAGGAACTGACTACTTTAACCAAAAGTTTGTACCGAAATTCAATAATGTCACGGTAATCGGTTTGCTTTTAACGCTTATTATCCTGTTTTCGTTTCAAGGACAGACGATACTTGCAAATCCGGTGCATATTCTGTTGATTGCTGTGCCGCTTATTATTCAGACGTTCCTGATCTTCTTTATCGCGTACTTTGCTTGTAAACTGCTAAAGCTATCGTTTGACATAGCGGCTCCGGCTGGCATGATTGGCGCGTCAAACTTTTTTGAATTGGCGGTAGCGGTAGCAATCGCGCTGTTTGGAGCAAATTCCCCCGTTGCGCTTGCAACAACGGTTGGCGTATTGGTAGAAGTCCCTGTTATGCTGACGCTTGTAAAAATTGCAAATCGTACTCAAAAGTGGTTCCCGCCACTAAAAATAAAAGAAATATAGTATAAAGAAAGAGGTAATAAAAATGAAAAAAATGCAAATATTTGAACCGGCAATGTGCTGTGAAACAGGGCTTTGCGGAGTATCTATTGACCCCGAACTGCTCCGCATTTCAACAGTGGTAAATACGCTGAAAGGCAACGGCATAGATATTGAACGTTTCAATCTGAATAGTGCGCCTATGGAATTTGTAACCAATGAAGTCATAAACAAATACATTAACGAGCAAGGCCCGGAAGGACTACCCGCCGTGTTACTTGACGGTGAAATTATCATGACTGGCAAATATCCAACAAATGAAGAATTTACGAAGCTGCTCGATCTTCCGGAGGGATTACTAAAGGAACTTGACAAAGAAGAAAGCGGCGGTTGCTGTTGTTGTGGCGGTGATGATAATGGTTCGTGCTGCTGACCGCTCATTAACATTTTACGAATCGCGGAAATATTGTAACGACAACAAACTGGAATGCTCGGCTTTTGAAAAGCGAGTAAAGAATATTTCCTGCTGTCCCGTCAAACGACTTTTCTATGAGGACAGCAAAGAAGAATGTATGAGTAACCGCGATGTGAATGATGTAATAAGCTGTGCGGGAGTAGAAATGTTACCCATAACGATTATCGACGGGGCTTTATGTAAGCTGGAAAAATACCCGTCAGATGAAGAAATTAGAAACATGAAAGGCAAAAGATAATGAATTTATTTAACCCAATGAAAGACATATCAACAAAATACTTGTTTTTTACAGGAAAAGGCGGCGTTGGTAAAACTTCTGTCGCGTGTGCAACGGCGGTTTCCCTTGCGGATAGTGGCAAAAAAGTGTTGCTAATCAGCACAGACCCCGCTTCTAATTTGCAGGACGTTTTTGAAACAAACCTGACAAACAAGGGCGTTCCGATCAAGGACGTTCCCAATCTTGTTGTCGCTAATCTCGACCCGATACAGGCGGCGGCTGAATACAAGGAAAGTGTAATCGCTCCCTATCGCGGGAAACTCCCGGACGCTGTACTTGCCAATATGGAAGAACAACTTTCCGGCTCCTGTACGGTAGAAATTGCAGCATTCAACGAGTTTTCCAACTTTATCACGGACGACACGGTAGAAAATGAATATGACACGATCATATTTGATACCGCGCCGACGGGTCATACTTTGCGTATGTTACAACTCCCGTCTGCATGGAGTAACTTTATTAGCGAAAGTACACACGGCGCGTCATGCTTGGGGCAGCTTTCCGGGCTTGAAAGTAAAAAGGCGGTATATAAAGAAGCAGTAGAAACATTATCAGACGGCAACAAGACTACACTTCTTTTGGTTGCTCGTCCAGAGGACACGCCGCTAAAAGAAGCGGAACGCGCTTCAAAGGAATTGTTCGACCTCGGTGTGAGAAATCAAGCAATGGTAATCAACGGCGTACTGCAAACGCATGATGATGTAATATCCGATAGCCTGTATAAAAAGCAACAAAAATCACTCGCAAATATGCCCGATTCCCTAAAAGACGTTACCACTTTTGAGGTTCCCTTACGGGCATATAATATTACGGGCCTTGACAATATCCGGGCGCTTTTGGCGCATGACAACGTTGCCGCCGCGCATGATACGATAGTTCCCGATAGAATCCCAGAATTGAAGAATGTGATTGACGATCTTTACCGTTCCCACAAAAAAGTTATTTTTACAATGGGAAAAGGCGGGGTCGGCAAAACAACGGTTGCGGCGGCTATTGCACTGGGCCTAGCTGAAAAAGGACAGAAAGTGCATTTAACGACGACTGACCCAGCGGCGCATTTGAAGTTTGTTATAGACCAAAATAGCAGCATTACAATGAGCCATATTGACGAACACGCAGAGCTTAAAAAATATCAGGAAGAAGTTTTAGCAAAAGCACGGAAAACAATGAGCGAAGATGATATTGCGTATGTTGAAGAAGATTTACGCTCCCCTTGCACACAGGAAATCGCCGTATTCCGTCGCTTTGCTGAAATTGTTGAAAAAGCGGAAGATCAAATTGTTGTGATAGACACCGCTCCAACGGGACATACTTTGCTCTTGCTGGATTCAACGCAGAGTTATCACCGGGAAGTAAAACGCACGCAGGGGGACATACCCGAATCGGTTAAAAAGCTGCTTCCGCGTTTACGTTCAAACGAAACGGAGGTTATCATTGTTACTCTTGCGGAAACAACGCCTGTCTACGAAGCATTGCGTTTGGAAGATGATTTGAAACGTGCTGATATTGCCACAAAATGGTGGGTTATTAACTCGTCGCTCTATCATACACACACTACCAATAAGCTATTGGCGGCAAAGGCAAGCAATGAAATACGTTGGATTAACAAAGTTGCCGAACATTCCAATGGAAATTTCGCAGTAATTCCGTGGAATGCGGACGAGGTAAAGGGAGATAAGCTGAAAGAACTTATCCAGTAAGGAGCAGCTATGGAAAAGGTAGCTTTTGTGTGTGTTCATAACTCCTGCCGTTCACAGATCGCGGAAGCCTTAGGAAAGCATCTCGCATCTGATGTATTTGAAAGCTATTCAGCAGGAACAGAAACAAAGCCCAATATCAACAAGAATGCGGTACGGCTTATGAAGCGGAAGTATGGTATAGATATGGAAAAAACACAATATTCAAAGCTATTATCGGAACTTCCCCCTGTTGGCGTGGTTATTACAATGGGGTGTAATGTCAACTGCCCGATTCTTCCCTGCAAATACAGGGAAGATTGGGGCATTGACGACCCAACCGGGAAGGACGATAGTTTCTTTTTAGCGGTAATTTCAGAAATTGAATCCCATATATTAGACTTGAAAAAGCGAATAAATAGTAAGCGCAAAATATAAAAACGAGGTCGCATGGTTGCGGCCTCGTTTTTATATATGTGCGCTACTAGAATATTCTTGTCAAAATATACCACAATCCCGATATTGCCGGAACGACGCAAAGAGCGATAAACAGTCCCTTGCAAGTTTTCAGCACATTGAGAGATTTTTTGATGTCCTGCGTCACCGTATTCACGTATGATCTGCTGGCGTTCTTGACTTCTTTTATTGATTTATCAAATCCGCTCAGGTGTGTCTCACAAACTTCGTTCGTCGTCGTGACTAATGTGCCTGTGGCTTCTTTTATGCTGTCCTTGAGCATTTCGTTGCTCACCTCGATTTCTTTCATTTTCATGTCCATTTCTTCCAATGTCTGATTGATCTGGGAATACTCGCTCGTAATCGCTTCCTGGAATTTCCGTGAGCTTTCTTCGGATTTCTTCCACAGTGAGGTTAGCTCCATGTACTGTTTCGTGAGAACGTCCACGTTGATCCTCGTATCCAATAGTCCTTCCGGGTTCGTGATCGTCACTTTCAGGCACCCGTTTTCCTCTTGTTTCTTCAATGCTTCCTCGTAGGTCATACTCCAAGCCCTCCTTGCTTATGTCGATCTTGAATATTTGGGATAAGCGGCGGTCGCGTATCTTATGCCCGTCCTTGTCGATGAAAACAATGTATTTCCGGCGGTCTGTCCATTGGACTTCAAAGCCCTGCTCCTTCATGTTTTGGATAAACACCTGTCGGCTTAAAGCTGTGGATTTTGCCTTAACGATTGCTTTCATCGTATCGAACACCCAACTTTGGTAAGTACCTTGCACCGCCTTTTCAATCGCCTTATACATCCCCATATCAAACGTCGTGATTTCATTGTTCTTTTGGCAGATGGATTTCCCGTGCTCTCGCACGATCACGTCGGACAAATCCTTTAATTCCTGCAATTTTGCTTTGGAATAGCGAAATTTATATCCATGCTCAAAGCTGACCGAATTGACGATCCAATGCGTATGGATATGGTCTTTGTCCTTGTGGGTGGCAAAGCACACTTCATAACCGCGAAACATGGGGCTGCGGGTGATAAGCTCGTAGGCAATTTGATTTGCTTCTTCAACCGTTATATTTTCCTCCTTCGGAAAGCTCTGTATAAAATGCTTATACTGCCTGCCCCCCGTTTTACGCCACGCCCGTTTTGTCGCTTTCATATCGTCAATCGCTGTTGCAAGATTACAGTTGTACCCACCGACCAGACGCCGCTCAGTTTTTTCATGCTTCATGATGTAGTTGATCGCTTTGGCGATACTGGCCTTTGAATTGACTGCTTTTATGATTGCCATTCACACATCAACTCCTTCAGCGCAGAATACATCTGCGACAGCTCCGGCGAACAGTCCGTTATCAATCCGGCGTTCACATGATAGGCGATCTGATTGACGTTGTTCCCAATCGCTTTCAATTCCTTCACTACTTCAAGCCCACCTTCCTTTACATGGATTTCTTTTCCGAGCAATGAGCGCAGAGCGTATTCCCGAAGCGATAAGCCCGACCTCTTGACTTTCGCCCTGATTGCCGCAAGCTCCCTGTCCGATACCCTGATACTGACGCAATGTTTCCTGCTGCGGTTTGCCATGTTCCACCTTCCTTTGGTTTCGCTCATGGGGGTTCAAAGGGGGTTCTCCCCTTTGCAAGCGTCCAAGTGGCACGCCACTTGGGGAGCTTGCCTTCCTCTGTACGATACGGAGCAGGAGTACCGCCACAAGGCGGTATTCCTGTCTGCTGTATCGTTCGGGGAAGTGGGCGCTTATCCGGCCTTGCCGCTGTTTGCGTCGATCCACTTTATAAACTGCTCCTTTCCTACGATCAGCCGCTTTCCGATGTGCAGGGTTGGGAAACCGTGCGAGTGCATCAGTTCATATGCTCCCGTTCTGGAAATGCCTAACGCCTGCGCCACCATATCGGCAGTCAATGTTACGGGTAGTTCCTCGTATGATGTTTGCGTCTGCTTCATGCGTTCCTCCTTATTCTGTTTTCAATGTGCGGTAGTGCGTAAACCGTGGATATTCCACCCCCTTCTTTTAGACAATATTTATAATATATAAATATTGTCTTGCATTTTATCATACTACAAGCAAAGCTTTATGTCAATATATATCCATAAATATATTGTCTCTTTTTTTCTTTTATATATTGACATATATGGCTGTACAATTTATAATTATATTATTAAATTGTCGAAGGAGTTCTACAATGCAGATTTTAACCGAAATGTTGTTTACATTGGACTATGAACAGTTTACAGAAAAGCGAATCTGCCGTTATGTTGAGGACACAAATCCGGAATATCTGGAAACGCAAAATGATGTCCTCCAAAGTTTCACATACGGTACTATGTTGCTTGACCTTGCGGAAGCAGATACGCAGGTTTTTGAACGTATTTCGCTCCCCGCCGCCGCTCTGCTTACAAGCATGAACATGCAGGAAGCGGAAGCAATAAAAGACGAACTAA contains these protein-coding regions:
- a CDS encoding helix-turn-helix domain-containing protein — its product is MKQTQTSYEELPVTLTADMVAQALGISRTGAYELMHSHGFPTLHIGKRLIVGKEQFIKWIDANSGKAG
- a CDS encoding plasmid mobilization protein, with amino-acid sequence MANRSRKHCVSIRVSDRELAAIRAKVKRSGLSLREYALRSLLGKEIHVKEGGLEVVKELKAIGNNVNQIAYHVNAGLITDCSPELSQMYSALKELMCEWQS
- a CDS encoding arsenate reductase ArsC; this encodes MEKVAFVCVHNSCRSQIAEALGKHLASDVFESYSAGTETKPNINKNAVRLMKRKYGIDMEKTQYSKLLSELPPVGVVITMGCNVNCPILPCKYREDWGIDDPTGKDDSFFLAVISEIESHILDLKKRINSKRKI
- a CDS encoding relaxase/mobilization nuclease domain-containing protein, whose translation is MAIIKAVNSKASIAKAINYIMKHEKTERRLVGGYNCNLATAIDDMKATKRAWRKTGGRQYKHFIQSFPKEENITVEEANQIAYELITRSPMFRGYEVCFATHKDKDHIHTHWIVNSVSFEHGYKFRYSKAKLQELKDLSDVIVREHGKSICQKNNEITTFDMGMYKAIEKAVQGTYQSWVFDTMKAIVKAKSTALSRQVFIQNMKEQGFEVQWTDRRKYIVFIDKDGHKIRDRRLSQIFKIDISKEGLEYDLRGSIEETRGKRVPESDDHEPGRTIGYEDQRGRSHETVHGANLTVEEIRRKLTEIPGSDYERVFPDQSDIGRNGHENERNRGEQRNAQGQHKRSHRHISHDDERSL